From the genome of Nicotiana sylvestris chromosome 2, ASM39365v2, whole genome shotgun sequence, one region includes:
- the LOC104245158 gene encoding protein RALF-like 34 — protein sequence MASPKIFLLYFVVIFFTISKIAIIIEAEEDEHGLDVVNEDFELPMSMSLYEGENRRSLFWHKTFKYYISYGALSANRIPCPPRSGRSYYTHHCFSAHGPAHPYTRGCSAITRCRR from the coding sequence ATGGCGTCTCCAAAAATATTCCTGCTTTACTTCGTTGTCATCTTTTTCACAATCAGCAAGATTGCAATTATAATCGAAGCAGAAGAGGACGAACACGGGTTAGATGTGGTAAATGAGGATTTTGAGTTGCCAATGTCCATGTCTTTATATGAAGGCGAAAACCGGAGATCCCTGTTCTGGCACAAGACTTTCAAGTACTACATTTCGTATGGGGCGTTGTCTGCTAACAGAATACCTTGCCCGCCGCGCTCTGGTAGGTCATACTACACTCACCACTGCTTTAGTGCTCATGGTCCAGCTCACCCTTACACTAGAGGTTGCTCTGCTATCACTCGTTGTCGTAGATGA
- the LOC104245159 gene encoding transcription factor HEC1, with product MDLQDIAQSLELGFSSSNIEMIPLQPPVHKYSNYLMTSPPSNFSFMGNPIEEPNIPILSSIDEIIASAHSNGNEYSCLQNRNSMEAMREMIFRMAMMQPIHIDPQSVKPPKRKNVKISKDPQSVAARHRRERISERIRILQRLVPGGTKMDTASMLDEAVHYVKFLKKQLQSLEQAAVNNRPMVAGFSTTLSPAPMNYN from the coding sequence ATGGATTTACAGGATATTGCTCAGTCCTTAGAACTTGGATTCTCAAGCAGTAACATTGAAATGATACCCTTACAACCACCAGTCCATAAGTACTCTAATTATTTAATGACTTCTCCTCCCTCTAATTTCTCATTCATGGGCAATCCTATTGAAGAACCAAATATCCCAATTCTTTCATCCATTGATGAAATTATTGCATCTGCTCATAGTAATGGAAATGAGTATTCATGTTTACAAAACAGGAATTCTATGGAGGCAATGAGGGAGATGATTTTTCGTATGGCGATGATGCAGCCGATTCACATTGACCCTCAATCAGTGAAGCCACCTAAAAGAAAGAATGTCAAGATATCAAAGGATCCACAGAGTGTAGCGGCGAGGCATCGGAGGGAAAGAATAAGTGAAAGGATTAGAATTTTGCAAAGACTTGTCCCAGGAGGCACAAAAATGGACACAGCTTCTATGTTGGATGAGGCTGTCCATTATGTTAAGTTTCTAAAGAAGCAACTTCAGTCCTTAGAGCAAGCAGCGGTTAATAATAGGCCTATGGTTGCTGGATTTTCAACAACACTCTCACCAGCGCCAATGAATTATAATTAG